Genomic segment of Oncorhynchus tshawytscha isolate Ot180627B linkage group LG13, Otsh_v2.0, whole genome shotgun sequence:
CGACTCGAGCTGCTATTCTTCTTCTTTGGTGGGGTTTATCGGCGGTTGGCATCAACCGTTTTGGTGCATTACCGCCATCTACTGTACGGGAGTGTGGGCCAGCGACAGGGagaaactcaaatcaaattgtattggtcacatacacatggttagcagatgttaatgcgagtgtagcgaaatgcttgggcttctagttccgacgatgcagtaatatctaacaagtaatataacaaaTTCAcaaaactaccttatacacacaaatgtaaaggggtgaataagaatatgtacatataaatatatggatgagcgatggccgtgcggcacaggcaagatgcagtagaggGTATAGaacggtatatacatatgagatgaataatgtgggatatgtaaacattattaaagtggtgtaTTTTAAGTGACacctttattaagtccatttattaaATTGGCCAGAGATTGAGTCTGTATaatggcagcagcctctctatgttagtgatggctgtttaacagtttgatggccttgagatagaagctgttttttagtctctcggtcccagctttgatgcacctgtactgacctcgccttctggatgatagcggggtgaacaggcagtggctcgggtggttgttgtccttgatgatctttttggccttcctgtgacatcgggtggtgtaggtgtcctggagggcaggtagtttgcccctgtgatgcgttgtgcagaccgtactaccctctggagagccttgtggttgagggcggtgcagttgccttaccatgcggtgatacagcccgacaggatgctctcaattgtgtatctgtaaatgtttgtgagtgttttaggtgacaagccaaatttcttcaccctcctgaggttgaagacacGCTGTtgggccttcttcaccacgctgtctgtctgggtggaccatttcagtttgtccgtgatgtgtacgccgaggaacttaaatctttccaccttcttcactactgtcctgtcgatgggggatgctccctctgctgtttcctgaagtccacgatcatctcctttgttttgttgacgttgagtgagaggttattttcctgacaccacaccttgagggctctcacctcctccctgtaggccgtctcgtcgttgttggtaatcaagcctaccactgtagtgtcatctgcaaacttgatgattgagttggaagcgtgcatgtccacgcagtcatgggtgaacagggagtacaggagagggctgagaacgcacccttgtggggccccagtgttgaggatcagcggggtggagatattgtttcctaccttcaccacttggggggcggcccgtcagaaagtccaggatccagttgcatagggcggggtgcagacccagggtctcgaacttaatgacgagtttggagggtactatggtgttaaatgctgagctgatgtcaatgaacagcattcttacataggtattcctcttgtccagatgggatagggcagtgtgcagtgtgatggcgttTGCACCGTCAGTGGACCTATTGatgtggtaagcaaattggagtgggtctagggtatcaggtagggtggaggtgatatgatccctgactagtctctcaaagcacttcatgatgacagaagtgagtgcaacgggacaatagtaatttagttcagttaccttagtttCTTgcgaacaggaacaatggtggccatcttgaagcatgtggggacaaccaACTGgggtagggattgattgaatatgtccgtaaacacaccagccagctggtctgcgcatgccctgaggacatggctagggatgccgtctgggccggcagccttgcaagggttaacatgtttaaatgttttactcactttggccagggagaaggagagcccacaggctttggtagcgggccgtgtcagtggcactgtattgtcctcaaagccagccacgggctggttttctttttgtaatctgtgattgactgtagaccctgccacatatgtctcgtgtttgagccgttgaattgcgactctactttgtctctatactgacactttgcttgtttgattgccttgcagagggaaaagctacactgtttgtaattGGTCATATTTCCaatcgccttgccatgattaaaagcagtggttcaagctttcagttttgcgcgaatgctgccatcaatccacggtttctggttaggaaaagttttaatagtcacagtgggtacgacatctctaatgcacttgctaataaacttgcacacagagtcagcgtacacatcaatgttgttgtctgaggctatctggaacatatcccagtccacgtgatcgaagcaatcttgaagcgtggaatccgattggtcaggccagcgttggatagacctgagcacaggcgtttcctgttttagattctgtctatAGGtcgggagcaacaaaatggagtcatggtcagatttgccgaaggcagggcagggctttgtatgcattgcggaagttagagtagcaatgatccagaatgctacCAGCTCTTgttgcgcattcgatatgctgatagaatttagggagccttgttctcagattagctttgttaaaatccccagatacaataaatgcagccccaggatgtatggtttccagtttccAGAGTCCAGTGAattacggctgtgattataatcgaagagaattctcttggaagataatgcggtcggcatttgattgtaaggaattcaaggtcaggtgaacaaaatgacttgagttcctgtatgttgttgtaattacaccatgagttgtcaatcataaggcatacacccccacctttcttcttaccagagatgtttgtttctgtttcggcgcgatgcatgaagaaaccaggtggctgtactgactctgacaacatatcctgagTGAGACATGTTTccttgaaacagagaatgttacaatctctggcACTAAATCCTACCTAACAGCACTGTTGCTCttaatttttaaatattttttatatttgagactaTACTACTCAATACAGTCTTTACTTTAATTTCCTGTACCCCTTTCTCCCTCATACtagatctcagcctctctctgctcACCTTGTACATGCTCCACGCCTCTGTTTCCCGGCAATAATCACACTTTCCTGTTGGATGCTTTCCTATCACATTTAAGGTCTTATTCAACTAGTCTACACTCTCACTGTGGCCTAAATTTAAACATTTAGGCCAGATAGGCAATGTTAGGAGAAAGGGGATCCTCATGTCCAAGAGGTGAGGCAGAGACCACAGAGAGGGTAGGCAACGTGAGGGCAGAAACATTCAGAATGACACACATAACAgcttgttttttaaattcaggAACAAGGGCAAAATGTAGATATTTGGGTGTAGGTCTTCATGTGTTTGAAACGCATGCATCTAAGTAGACATCCATCAAGCAAATCACAGCTATCACAGATGAGATCTGTACACTAGTGTTTTCATATAGCTAACCAAGGAGAAAAATAATGAAGCAGTTGACCTGTGTGACATCAATGAAATAGAGTAGTTATGTTACCTTATCCTCTGTTCCTGAATCCATGCACTTTGGTTGAACGGAGATGAACCACATTTATCCAGCAGTACCGCCTGTCTCAGAACAGGTCAAACTGACTCTGACATGAGCTGTTTCACCATATCTCCCACACACTTCCTTGTCATAGTTGTCGACAAGAATAATGTGTCTACCTAGCTTTTCAACCAAGGTCAGTGCAAGAATGAGGAGAGACATTTAAGTAGAATGAAGACATTCAACAACTCTCAGAGGACAATGGACGTTCACTTCAAATATAACAGTAACACATTGATTTGAATAAGAGAATATGAAGTTTGTTTTGCAGATTTTCTGCATCACTTAGTTGTCTGACAGACATGGTAATCACCACCccaccaagcagccttcatgggTTTGGTGCAGCCATATCCCAAGGCAGACCTGTCCTGACCAGCTCCCATTCCCCTGGTTTCTTCTACTACCACCCTGAAAAAAATAGAGAACAGACAAGCCCATGCCTTCCTCACCCATTCTCCAGTTTCGGTGGAATTTTGGTCAACAGGTCACAGATCATGGGCGACCTAAACACTGCCGTCCTCTTTCCCCATCTAAATGTGTGTAATAACAATGGGCCTGGCAGAAATGTGAGAAAGTTCTATAAATGACCATTGTTCTCTAACTCAAGCCCTTTGCTGCTCTAGCTTTTGAGTCCTTTCAGTGTGTAGTCTTTGAAGTATTGTCTTTACTTAGAACAGAGTAATGGTGCAACAGAAGATTAAGGGGGACAGGCAGTACTTCATATCATTGTGTTACTTGACTATTTAGCTGTAAACTTGTGCTTTACGTTGAGCAAACTAATATGGGTTGTTTAAAGTGTTTTTAGTCTAATTTGAAAAAATTCCAGTTGAGATGTTATAATTAATCTGGCACTTAGCCCATCAGTATACTACATAATACATTGTCAGTTgagtgaaaaatatattttatcaaaTGAGAAAACTACGCTTTCTTCAGATTTTCCCTTCTGACCTGGGACTCAAACCAGCCATCCTCCAGATCACATCAAACTCATTCCAGAGGGCCAAGTTGGTGCAGGTTTTCGATCAACACTTgaacttgattgatgaattaaggtcactaattagtaaggaacccCTAACCTGGTTGTTTATGTCTTAAGTGCAAGAAAAACCTGTACACTCAGCCCCCAGTGGAATAAGTAAGTAggctcactccaaccctgttcctggagagctatagTCCTGTAGGCTCACTCCAACCccgttcctggagagctatcgtCCTGTAggctcactccaaccctgttcctggagagctttcgtcctgtaggttcactccaacctgTTGTAAGCAACCTGAAAATTATTAGATGTGCTAGACCAGAGTTGGAGAAAACTTACAGGACaacagctctccaggaacaggggttGAGCCCTGTTCTGACAGTATTTCCTAAACTCAGTCCTGCCCCTCactgcacgttttggtttttgtccTAAAATTACATAGCCAATTCAAATGAAATCTAGCATTGATTATTTTAAATCAGCTGTTTAGTGCTAGGGCAAACACCAAAACGCACACCTAGGGGAGGACCCAGGACAGTTTGAGAAACTCTGCGCCTGCCATATCAGACCTAAATAGATAAAGTTGTGTGACCTTTCCTGGTGATCCTGGACTGTAGACACTCAACACCAAGAGTAGTTTCACTGTTTGACTAGTGGTCCTTAGTGCCAACAGTCAATCCCCCAGGTTACTTAAACTATTATCCACAAAAACACATCGTTAAACCATTCCTAGAGCCCTCAAACttaaagccagttccactgcatttctcCCCCCCTAACCAGGGACTGACTTAgaactgggacaccaggtgggtacaATTTAACAAGTAGAACGGAAACCCagccagcaggctccggacccgCAGGGTAGGAGTTGAATGACCTAGATGTTATGACAAATAACCCCTCCAGTGTAAACCAGTGTGTACTGTAGACACTGGTTCTGTTCAGTTACACTCACTGCCATATTGATCAATAGTTTTGACAGGGTGAATTTCTATAAACAACATTTCACAAGTCTGAAAATGCTAGTCCGTCAGCTTCGCGTATCCCATTTACTAACCACTAACTATATTCCTTTATCGCCAAAGACATCAAATGGGAGCTTCTACACCCAAAATTATTAACTCTTACACACCACAGAAATATTTTGTCACCATAAAAAGGCATGTGTTTATTTCTTTAAATGTACAGACACCCTCTAGCGGTAGCGGTGAAGCTGCAGGGTATTGCGCCTCTTCCAGGCTGCCCGGCGGGAACCACCCATGGTCAGGTGGAACTTGTGGCCCTTGCCCAGGCCACGGCTCTTCTTGCCCGCAGACGTCAGGCCACGCATCTCCCTGTGCTTGTGCACGGGCCTGGTGATCCATTGGGTGTCGGGGTTGCGTCTGATAGCCTTGTGGAAGGTGTCAATCAGGATCACCTCGAAGAACTTGTAGGTGGAGTCCTCTCCTACCCAGTAGGAGGCCAGCACCCTCAGGCCTCCACAGTGACGGCCAGCACGCTCCTGTTGGGGAGACCGAATACCAAGTAGGTCAGACAAGTCACATCCAGAAACTTGTATGAATGTAAATTACTGATTTGCAATGTTCTGGGGTCTGGTCTAGTGACAGCACTGCCAACCCCATACTATGCATGGCCCCCTGCGGCAGGGGTATTACCCAGTTACACCACATTCAAgtcatataatatatataatatataatataaaatatatatatatatataaaatatatatatatatataaaatatatatatatttatatatatatatataaaatatatatataaaatatatataaaatatatatataaaatataatatatatatataaaatatatataaaatatatatatatataattatatatatatatataataatatatatatatatatatatatatatatatatatatatatatatatatatatatatatatatatatatatataataatatataatatatatataatatatataatatatatataatatatataatatatatataatatatatataatatatatatatatatatatatatatatatatatataatatatataatatatatatatatatatatatatatatatatatatatatatatatatatataatatatatatatatattatatatatatatatatatatatatatatataaatatatatatatatatatataatatatatatatatatacacacacacacacacacactaaaaaagGTATGGGAAGATCTAAAATGATAAAATCCCACTGCCTGACATACACATGGAGCTGTACAACATATGGATTTGTCTCAACATTGAAGTAATCATCAAGTCCAATGAAGAGAATACCATTCACTTAGTTTAATACAATACAGTTTTAAATACAACCAAGATACTTTTGGAAAGAACACGTTATTTTCTGTAATGTGGTTTCAGACAAATTGGCTTATTTCAGACTGGTTTCACCATAGTCGATAAGATGGGGAAAAAAGTTGAGCATCATTAACCACATTGAGAGGACGCATTATTGATGAAAAGGGTTCGATTTAGAATGTGAGCCTTGTTTCAGAGGGAAGTGGGGCCAATATGAAATTACTTGTACCTATCCAACGCATTCATATCGGCACAAGGGCCTAGAAGCAGAGGCAAGGGTAGATTTGGAATTGAGCGTGGATTTGCCAAGTCAGGTCAGATCTGTGACATCCCTGTGCAGTTCTATGTAACTTCTCCCTGAAGCGTACTCATGGACATGGAATACTGACCGATGTAAGATTTTctttgtatataaaaaaaaaaatagcccaAGCTTACATCAATACCATGCTTTCAAGTCTTAAACAAAGTGAGCAAATGCAACATTTGGGGAGAAAGGAAAATAATCAGATGCACCTGTTCAGAAACTTACCTCAGCAGTGGACTGGAGGCTGCGGGCAAACTTGATCTGGTTAACACCATGGTGGACGGGCTTGCCGTAGGTGGCACCCTTGGGCACGGGGCGCTTGCGGCCTCCACGGCGAACGCGGACACGGTAGATGACGTAGCCTGTCATAAGACAGCGACATGTCAAGGAATAAAAGACAAACGACACAACCACTTGGTCTACCTTTCATGTGAAGCAACACTTTCAAACATATAAGTGACTTGAATGTATTTGCGAAACCACAAACAGGCAACGGGAATACAATTACTGTCTAATACAACAATTACTGGCTCTCTCACAACCGgcccatgattgggagtcccacagggcggcacacaattggcccagagtcatccgggtttggccgtcactataaataagaatttgttctgaacttgCCTAGTCTGTAGTGGGTTTGTCGTGATGCCTCTAGCaatgagatgctgtgccttagaccactgcgccactcgggagcatgtaggtaggggtaaagtgactatgcatagataataaacctcGAGTAGCAGCACTGTTAAGGGGAGGTGAGGTCAACGTAAATTGTCCCGGTCACCCACCTTGTTTGCACTTGTAACCCAGTCTGCGGGCCTTGTCTGGTCTGGTGGGTCTAGGCGCACGGTGGAGACCGGAGAGCTGACGGTACTGCCAGCATCGGACGCGCAGGAGAAAGCGCATCACGTCGGACTGCTTCTTGCGCCATAGCTCTTGCATATATTTGTACGCTCCCATGTTGGATTAACTGTGAAAAAGGCAAATAGAAATACGTAATGATCACCATTAAATACTGGGATTTAACCGTTACTCTAGTTGGAGGAAAAGTTAGGCACCGACAATTTGCTAATCTTCATTCAAAGCCATGATATACCAAATTGGCTAGCTAGCCAACacgtttactttgtttacaaCGTAATGTAACCTTTAAATAATCAAGTCACGAATGACATCTTCGGGATACATTTATTTAGCATGTATTAAATTGGAGTCTACATGCACGTGCTTTTGGGGCTAATTTCTGTTTCATTCTAGACCCCCTGGAAATCAGTCTTCGGGTAGTAGGAGGGTCGCGGTAGGCCCCGATGCAAAGAGTCCTACACACTGGATAAGTAGCTAGTTAACCGGCTAGCACTCCATAGTAGATAACCACtaaagctgaaatatttactagTAAAAACCCGTAACGCAACAAATGCACATAGTTTTATAAACACTGAACTTCAATGTCTATCAACTTTCTAACCTCGCTCTTAGGCAATGTATAGGAGATCAATAGAAGACCCGTGCATTACCTCGGATACACAACGCAATATTCATATTTTCAGAAATGAAAAAGCAGAAATGGAGGTAGTGTGTGATTACCTAAGCATTCCGTTAACTAACCCCAGAACTATACAACCTGATGGCCATGTTTTAATACAGATTTCTGATGGATTGTACATACTGAAAAATTATAAAATGCACTCTTACATGATGGCGTACCTGCCGGAAAGAAAGAAAAAACGTACCCAGTATGCTTTATCAAAATGTCAGTGACACAGTTCCGGTCAGATACGCCTGGGTATTGTAGTTTATTCCTATCATGTTAATATTTTTCATATACCTTTCACCTAACTTAATTTAATAACCTGGATTTTGATGGTCTTGACATTTTAGAAGACAACCACATTGAAATAAAAGTATTTAGTATTTACTTTTGTATATTGAGATTTGGTCCACTACACTTGTCAATTTTACCATTCTTATTGGTAGCTGGTAATATACATTTATATTTGACATTTATTCATGCATATTAATAAATGTATGTGTTATTTATACAGTGCATTTTTCTTAAAATTCACCGCTCCCCTCGCCTCTGCACATGCGCAGAAAATCATTGGAACTTCCTTGTCAAAAGAGAATGGATGTtgtgattttagctagctaaataacttCAAAGTTGGTTAGCTACCCAGTTTACTCCAATAATAATTGTAATCTCTCCGTTTGGCCAACTCTTACACCAAGGTACTTGTTTTATCGTATCAAGCCAGCTACCTAAACTTTGGATGCGATGTTGACGAAGATGCTTCAGCTACAGTAGTtcatttttctatttattttctatttatttttgtgCTATTGCAGGTTTTCGCGTATTCGAAATGGGGAAAGGCTGCAAAGTTGTGGTGTGTGGTTTGGCATCTGTAGGAAAAACAGCCATCCTTGAACAGCTGTTATATGGTAATCACGCAGTTGGTAAGTTGATGACTGAATTGGTTGTATTTGAGAGATTAACACGGTATAAATGTGCTTGTAGTGTTAAAAGGGAATTTGCAATGTAGCCTCGAATGTCCAGTTATTGGGAGCAAAACAGCGTTCTGCACTTCTTTCACTATACAACTTTTGCAGTTGAAATCTGTAACTAAGTTTGTGTGTGGCGTGAATTGAAGACCATGGTCTGGGGTAAGCCGGAGAACTGACCGTCCGACATGGTGTGGCCTTACGCTCCACAGGGAGCCAAAGGAAACAAATGAATGCTATAGAATATAGATACTGTATTTCACCGAGAGTTGTGTGAGTACTGCCTACCTGCCAGACTGTTGAACACAACCATTGAATCCCATTGTCTCCTGTCTGTTGAAGGTTCAGAGTCCACTGAGACCCAGGAGGATGTGTATGTGGCGTCGGTGGAGACAGACCGCGGTGTGAAGGAACAGTTACGTCTCTATGACACCAGGGGGCTCCACGACGGCCTGGACCTTCCCAAGCACTACTACTCGGTGGCAGACGGTTTTGTGCTGGTCTACAGCGTTGACAGCCTGGAGTCCTTCAAGAAGGTGGATGTCCTCAAGAAGGAGATAGACAAATCCAGAGACAAGAAAGAGGTACTGGGATTGTGACTGATTGAAACTCTCCTTAAGCTTTGCTAAGTGTGTGTGGTTTTGTTAAAGTGAGACAGGTTTCCTTGATTGTTTTGGCCATAGACAgctaatcaatcaaatgtatttataatgccctatttacatcagcagttgtcacagtaCTTTTATTCTAACCTGGCCtagaccccaaagagcaagcagaaGCACAGTGGCCAAAACAATAAAAAACGGATCAACCAAGACACAAATCAGAACCTTATGCTATTGTTGTTTAGTTGGAGTGTCCCCTCTTCCTGCAGGTGATGGTGATCGTGCTAGGAAACAAGACGGACCTGCGTGAGCTTCGTCAGGTGGAGCACGAGGCAGCGCAGCAGTGGGCGCGGGGGGAGAAGGTCAAGCTCTGGGAGGTCAGCGTCACAGAGAGGAACTCTCTCATTGAACCCTTCACTATGCTCACCAGCCGCCTCACACAGCCTCAGAGCAAGTCTGCCTTCCCTCTTCCAGGACGCAAGAGCAAGGGCACGACGTCCAACGACATCTGAACTGTACTCAACCTTGAGAATACCTAAGATCCAAGTACTTCGGGGGAGATGTCAGAGTAGGATCGATGAGTTAGCCAGCCAACTTACATTAATATTCTGACTTCATGTCAAGATAGATTGCCATGAAATATGGGCAAAGACATAGTAACTGACTCGACAACCAACAACCTATTAAATTCCCTTAAAATAAAGCTTTTCTATTTTTTAaatagaagtttacatacaccttggccaaatacatttaaactgtttttcagaattcctgacatttaatcctagtaaaaattccctgttttttatgtcagttaggatcaccactttatttcaagaatgtgaaatgtcagaataatagtagtgatttatttcagcttttatttctttcatcacattcccagtgggtcagaagtttacatacaatcaattagtatttggtagcatttcctttaaatggtttaacttgggtcaaacgttttgggtagccttccacaagcatcccacaataagttgggtcaattttgtcccattcctcctgacagagctggtgtaactgagtcaggtttgtaggcctccttgctcacacactctttttcagttctgcccacaaatgttctatgggattgaggtcagggctttgtgatggccactccaatgccattttgccacaactttggaagtatgcttggggtcattgtccatttggaagacccatttgcgaccaagcttgaacttcctgactgatgtcttgatgttgctacaatacatccacataattttcctacctcatgatgccatctcttttgtgaagtgcgccagtccctcctgcagcaaagcacccccacaacatgatgctgccacccccgtgattcacggttgggatggtgttcttcggcttgcaagccttcccctttttcctccaaacataacgatggtcattatggccaaacggtatTTTTtgacaaaaagtacgatctttgtccccatgtgcaattgcaaaccgtagtctggcttttttatggcggttttggagcagtggcttcttccttactgagcagcctttcaggttatgtctgactcgttttactgtggatatagatacttttgtacctgtttcctccagcatcttcccaaggtcctttgctgctgttctgggattgatttgcacttttcgcaccaaagtatgttcatctctaggagacagaacgcgtctccttcctgagcagtatgacggctgtgtcgtcccatggcgtttatacttgcgtactattgttttgtacagatgaacgcggtaccttcaggtgtttggaaattgctcccaaggattaaccagacatgtggaggtctacaaaaaaaaatctgaggtcttggctgatttctatttgattttcccatgatgtcaagcaaagaggcactgagtttgaaggtaggccttgaaatacatccacaggtacaccttcaattgactcacattttgtcaattagcctaaagcaattacattttctggaatttttcaagttgtttaaaggcacagtcaacttagtgtatgtaaacttctgacccactggaattgtgatacagtgaattataagtgaaatctgt
This window contains:
- the LOC112264603 gene encoding 60S ribosomal protein L15, producing MGAYKYMQELWRKKQSDVMRFLLRVRCWQYRQLSGLHRAPRPTRPDKARRLGYKCKQGYVIYRVRVRRGGRKRPVPKGATYGKPVHHGVNQIKFARSLQSTAEERAGRHCGGLRVLASYWVGEDSTYKFFEVILIDTFHKAIRRNPDTQWITRPVHKHREMRGLTSAGKKSRGLGKGHKFHLTMGGSRRAAWKRRNTLQLHRYR
- the LOC112264604 gene encoding NF-kappa-B inhibitor-interacting Ras-like protein 1, which codes for MGKGCKVVVCGLASVGKTAILEQLLYGNHAVGSESTETQEDVYVASVETDRGVKEQLRLYDTRGLHDGLDLPKHYYSVADGFVLVYSVDSLESFKKVDVLKKEIDKSRDKKEVMVIVLGNKTDLRELRQVEHEAAQQWARGEKVKLWEVSVTERNSLIEPFTMLTSRLTQPQSKSAFPLPGRKSKGTTSNDI